Proteins encoded in a region of the Tachyglossus aculeatus isolate mTacAcu1 chromosome 11, mTacAcu1.pri, whole genome shotgun sequence genome:
- the LOC119935112 gene encoding keratin, type I cytoskeletal 24-like, with amino-acid sequence MSCLARSAGRSGGSGSVRVSAGGSSFSSGSRCGIGGGSAYGAGGAGSCRMGGGAGGGFGGSFGGGCGSSVVGGYGGAGAGFGGGYGAGASGGFHMYGGGVGGGAGGGFGGGTGFGGGAGFGGGLGDGGLFSGGEKQTMQNLNDRLASYLDKVRALEEANTDLEVKIKEWYEKFGPRSRDPGSGRDYSKYYPIIDDLRKKIIAATIDNASIVSPIDNARLAAEDFRLKYENEAYLRHSVEADINGLHKVLDDLKLSTSDLKMQFESLTEELAFLKKNHEEEMKGMQGTTAGDVTVEMNAAPGTDLTKMLNDMRAQYEALAEQNRKEAEDQFNKQSASLHAQISTDAGATSSAKNEITELKRTLQGLQIELQSLLSMQSSLESTLADTESSYVMQLSQIQQQISSLEEQICQIRGETECQNSEYEQLLDIKTRLEKEIETYRRLLDGEAGGSGGVASGMGMTSVTGSRSSGGVDVRRGSSTVQLREK; translated from the exons ATGTCTTGCCTCGCTAGATCTGCCGGCCGGTCCGGAGGGAGTGGATCCGTCCGAGTGTCCGCCGGAGGAAGCAGTTTCAGCAGCGGAAGCCGTTGCGGCATCGGGGGAGGCTCGGCCTACGGGGCCGGAGGAGCCGGCAGCTGTAGGATGGGTGGGGGAGCAGGTGGCGGATTCGGAGGAAGCTTCGGCGGTGGATGCGGGAGCTCGGTCGTAGGAGGTTACGGAGGTGCTGGGGCAGGATTCGGCGGAGGTTACGGCGCTGGAGCCAGTGGAGGATTTCATATGTATGGCGGTGGTGTCGGTGGCGGTGCCGGTGGTGGTTTCGGCGGCGGTACTGGTTTCGGTGGCGGTGCTGGTTTTGGTGGTGGTCTTGGGGATGGCGGCCTTTTCTCTGGAGGCGAAAAGCAAACCATGCAGAACCTCAACGACCGCCTGGCGAGCTACCTGGACAAGGTGCGAGCTCTGGAGGAGGCCAATACCGACCTGGAGGTCAAAATCAAGGAGTGGTACGAGAAATTCGGCCCCAGATCCAGGGATCCTGGATCTGGCCGTGACTACAGCAAGTATTACCCCATCATCGATGATCTGCGGAAGAAG ATCATCGCAGCAACTATTGACAATGCCAGCATCGTCTCCCCGATTGACAATGCCAGGCTGGCTGCTGAGGACTTCAGGCTGAA GTATGAGAATGAGGCATATCTTCGCCACTCGGTCGAGGCTGATATCAATGGCCTGCATAAGGTTCTGGATGATCTGAAACTGAGCACATCTGACCTGAAGATGCAGTtcgaaagccttactgaagagcTGGCCTTCCTCAAGAAGAACCACGAAGAG GAAATGAAGGGCATGCAGGGAACCACGGCTGGGGACGTGACCGTGGAGATGAACGCCGCTCCGGGAACCGACCTGACCAAGATGCTCAACGACATGCGTGCCCAATACGAAGCTCTCGCTGAGCAGAATCGCAAAGAAGCCGAAGACCAGTTCAATAAGCAG AGCGCTTCGCTGCACGCCCAGATCTCCACGGATGCCGGGGCAACCAGCTCGGCCAAGAATGAGATAACGGAACTGAAACGCACCCTCCAGGGCCTACAGATTGAACTCCAGTCCCTCCTGTCCATG CAAAGCTCCCTGGAGAGCACCTTGGCGGACACAGAATCCAGCTACGTTATGCAGCTCTCCCAGATTCAGCAGCAGATCAGCAGTCTGGAGGAGCAGATCTGCCAGATCCGAGGCGAGACCGAATGCCAGAACTCTGAGTACGAACAGCTCCTGGACATCAAGACCCGCCTGGAGAAGGAGATCGAGACCTACCGCCGCCTTCTCGATGGAGAGGCAGG TGGCTCTGGGGGCGTAGCTTCTGGCATGGGTATGACCTCAGTCACAGGCTCGAGGAGTTCTGGAGGTGTGGACGTACGACGGGGAAGCAGCACAGTACAATTAAGAG agaagtaa